The region GCCAAACTTCTTGATAGTTTCCATGGGGTCCGGCGGAATCTGCTTAAACAAGCGTCGTACATCGTGATACGATTCGCGCGCGTCTTCCCAAGAGTAGTTGACCATCAATGCGGCAAAGGACCCGACCACGGTAATGAGAAATGAAGGGACGTCAATAAACACGCCCGCGCCACCGCCGGACATCATCGCCCAGACAATAGCAGTCAGCCCACCAAAAATGATGATCGGAGTGATGGGCCCTTGTTTACGCATTCTAGTCCCCCCTATCGCTTAAGCTGAATGAGCTCCTGCAGCATTTCGTCGGATGTACTGACCGTGCGTGAGTTTGCTTGGAAAGCGCGGCTCGTGGAAATCATCTCGGTGAACTCCGTCGCTAGGTCGACGTTTGACATTTCCAGCATGCCGACTTCTATCGAACCTCGGCCGCCCGAGCCTGCAACCCCGATTAATGGCTCACCGGAATTAGGCGAGACAGAGTAGAAGTTGCCGCCTTCTTTTAGCAGTGCTTCAGGATTGCCGAAATAGGCCAGCGCAATTTGGCCGATATCGCGCACCAAGCCATTGGAATACGTGCCCGTAATTACTCCACCCCGCCCAATGATAAAGGAGAGAAGTTCGCCGGGGGCGTACCCATCTTGGAAGCGCATCACAGCCGTGCTGGTGCCCGCAACCTGGGTCATGGAGTTAAAGTCAAGCGTCAGCGAAATATTGGCGGCACCCGGCACTACAACCGAAAATGCGCCACTGGTCGCCGTTGCCGGCGTAACCGCCCCGCTAGTGTCGAAGTTCAGTGCGAGTGCCCCGGTAGGAGGAGTAATCGTGAGGGGTGGGGTGGCGGTGGATGCGACAGCGTATGACCATGCATTCGCGCCGGTCCGCGTAAAAGTGACGTTTAGCTGATGCGCTTCGCCTTTGGAGTCAAACACTGTGATGGTGTTCGTGTGTGAGTAGGTCCCAGCAGGTGGGCTGTTGTTTAGGTTCCCCGAGAACTCGGCGCGAGTAGTGGGCTGTGTAATGACCGAGTCCCCCAAAGGAATTTGCATGGCAGTGGGCGGTGTGGCCGTCGATATGTTGCCGGTGCCATCAGCCATCCAGCCCTGCACTCTAAAGCCTGTGGCCGCATTAACTAGCTCACGCGCGAGTGAGAGCGAGAATGCTCCGTCGCGCGTAAACAAAGTACGTGCTCCGTCCGCCATAACAAAGAAACCACTGCCTTGAACAGCAAGATCAGAAATGCGCCCCGTGGCCTGTAGTGCGCCCTGGACGTGGCTAGTGTCAATTCCCCCCACGGCCACTCCCAGTCCGACTTGCGCGGGGTTGGTGCCTGCCCGTCCGCCGACGGGAGCAGAGGCGTTCCTAATAGTCTGGCTTAACATGTCGTGAAACTTGACGCGACTGCCTTTAAAGCCTGTAGTGTTTACGTTTGAGATATTGTTTGCGATAACGTCGAGTTTTGTTTGTTTGCTGCGCATGCCAGAAATCGCCGAATACAATGACCTAAGCACTGGCTTAACCCTCCCTTACTTCGAGTAGGCGTCCTAATGGAATCAAGGCATCGTTTATGCGCAGCTGGCTCTTGTTTCCGCTCCACACCAGCGATTGCACGGTGCCTTCCAGAATTTCGTCGTTCTCACCGCTAAAGCTCACCATCTTGCCCACGAGCCCGCTTAATTCCCCTAGCAGTTGCACTTCAATCAATTGGTCGAGTTTAGTGTTTAGGTTCTGCATTTGTTCAAGGCTGCTAAA is a window of Selenomonadales bacterium DNA encoding:
- a CDS encoding flagellar hook protein FlgE, yielding MLRSLYSAISGMRSKQTKLDVIANNISNVNTTGFKGSRVKFHDMLSQTIRNASAPVGGRAGTNPAQVGLGVAVGGIDTSHVQGALQATGRISDLAVQGSGFFVMADGARTLFTRDGAFSLSLARELVNAATGFRVQGWMADGTGNISTATPPTAMQIPLGDSVITQPTTRAEFSGNLNNSPPAGTYSHTNTITVFDSKGEAHQLNVTFTRTGANAWSYAVASTATPPLTITPPTGALALNFDTSGAVTPATATSGAFSVVVPGAANISLTLDFNSMTQVAGTSTAVMRFQDGYAPGELLSFIIGRGGVITGTYSNGLVRDIGQIALAYFGNPEALLKEGGNFYSVSPNSGEPLIGVAGSGGRGSIEVGMLEMSNVDLATEFTEMISTSRAFQANSRTVSTSDEMLQELIQLKR